A section of the Phaseolus vulgaris cultivar G19833 chromosome 8, P. vulgaris v2.0, whole genome shotgun sequence genome encodes:
- the LOC137824605 gene encoding uncharacterized protein: MSLLAVQQEKGESLRTFLDRFNKACMNIRGLKQEVALHHLVSAIRPSRFTESLIKKPPQDMEDLRTRATKFMQIEEHIDYHQRFKAVGSGVLKDQTPSKEREFETERTVRTTPRSDRNRGGRIPRFNSYTPLTISRGRALDEALQTDLIPTLKQYQTPPNADTAKRCQYHQNFGHTTEGCQALKDKIEELIQAGHLRQFVKKIRNSRSPPRSTDHPSRGDDRSYCNNYKRQTDHSQASRKRSESPIRRTLARSTSPDRNACPRQRVREVINMIARPVTLGEPNHEANYISGGFAGGRCSNSARKKHLRDIHSAHATTRRRPHIPPITFTDDDFTAIDPAQDEPMVITVEIDKFAIAKTLVDQGSSVDILYWEIFKKMRIPEADIQPYNEQIVGFSGERVDTKGYIDLYTTFGKEDDLHKTINVRYLLVNAQTSYNILLGRPSINRLKAIVSTPHLAMKFPSANNDIATIHVDQKTARECYVASLKSEPTRRLYTTNSDDRLPQKRGRSPTRHSGRRMSR; the protein is encoded by the coding sequence ATGTCTCTACTAGCGGTACAACAAGAGAAAGGTGAATCTCTCAGAACCTTTTTAGATAGATTCAACAAGGCATGCATGAATATCCGAGGGCTCAAACAGGAAGTCGCGTTACACCATTTGGTTTCGGCCATCCGGCCGAGCCGTTTTACCGAAAGTCTCATCAAAAAGCCGCCTCAAGACATGGAAGATCTTCGAACTCGGGCAACAAAATTCATGCAAATTGAGGAACACATTGACTATCACCAACGGTTCAAAGCCGTCGGATCCGGAGTCCTCAAAGATCAAACCCCGAGCAAAGAAAGGGAATTCGAGACCGAACGGACCGTTCGAACCACCCCAAGGTCCGACCGGAACAGAGGAGGCCGAATCCCCAGGTTTAACAGTTACACCCCTTTAACTATTTCGAGGGGACGAGCCCTAGATGAAGCACTGCAAACGGATTTAATTCCGACACTAAAACAGTATCAAACACCACCGAATGCAGATACTGCTAAGCGTTGTCAGTACCATCAAAATTTCGGTCACACGACCGAAGGATGTCAAGCGTTGAAGGACAAAATCGAAGAGCTCATCCAGGCTGGCCATTTGCGGCAATTCGTCAAGAAGATAAGGAATTCAAGATCCCCACCACGAAGTACCGACCATCCATCCCGTGGTGACGACCGGTCATACTGTAATAACTACAAACGCCAAACTGACCATAGCCAGGCTTCGCGGAAACGTAGTGAAAGCCCCATTCGGCGTACACTCGCCCGCAGCACAAGTCCCGACCGAAACGCCTGCCCTCGTCAACGAGTCCGTGAAGTCATCAATATGATTGCTAGACCCGTTACCTTGGGCGAACCAAACCACGAAGCAAATTATATATCCGGAGGCTTTGCCGGTGGTAGGTGCTCAAATTCTGCCCGAAAGAAACATCTCCGGGACATTCATTCTGCTCATGCTACTACGAGGAGGCGTCCACACATACCTCCGATCACTTTCACTGACGACGACTTCACAGCCATAGATCCAGCCCAGGACGAGCCTATGGTAATCACCGTGGAAATTGACAAGTTCGCAATTGCCAAGACTTTGGTAGACCAAGGTAGCTCGGTCGATATATTATACTGGGAAATCTTCAAGAAAATGCGCATCCCAGAAGCAGATATTCAACCCTATAACGAACAAATTGTAGGGTTCTCAGGTGAACGGGTCGATACTAAGGGGTATATAGACTTGTATACAACCTTTGGTAAGGAAGACGATCTCCACAAAACAATAAACGTACGATATCTTCTGGTTAACGCCCAaacttcctacaacatcctgctcGGTCGTCCGTCCATCAACAGATTAAAAGCTATTGTTTCCACCCCacacttagccatgaaattcccttcGGCAAATAACGACATTGCAACAATCCATGTCGATCAAAAAACCGCTAGAGAATGTTATGTCGCAAGTTTGAAAAGTGAGCCAACTCGACGGCTCTACACGACCAATTCGGACGACCGACTCCCGCAAAAAAGAGGACGATCCCCGACCCGGCATTCCGGACGGCGCATGTCCCGTTGA
- the LOC137824606 gene encoding uncharacterized protein — MALIITTRRMRMYFQNHRNIVQTNYPIMKILAKLDLAGRMISWTIELSEFHIQYQPRGAIKSQALANFAVELTPFLTKDDHPSWILHVDGSSNERSCDAEVVLEGPGEIVIEQALKFDFRTSNNQAEYEALIAGLHLAQELEITRLICKSDSRLVIGQLNDEYEVRESLLQQYYHFVKQLMNTFSEISLQHVRRDHNTRADALSRLATTKNKGIHQSVIYVTLARPSIDLQECLMIDSESTWITPIKEYLLNGTCSPRSDKTMKQKTARFILIGDDLYRRGYTRPLLKCLTPDQASYVVRELHEGICGTHSGACTMAAKVFRAGYYWPTVQGDCTDFVCKCLKCQEFGTLSHQKPKELHYMFSPWPFVQWGMDIIGPCAPSKGQCKFLLVGIDYFTKWIEAEPHTVITARNVQNFVWKNIVCRFGLPQIIITDNGRQFTDRTLAEFYAKLHIKHIASSVEHPQTNGWAEAANKAILNELKKRLGPTKGNWTEELLEVLWAYRCTPQTTTQETPYSLTYGTEAMIPSKLENPISAVEPLIFI, encoded by the coding sequence ATGGCCTTAATCATTACAACCCGACGAATGCGCATGTATTTTCAAAACCACCGCAATATTGTTCAGACAAACTATCCTATCATGAAGATTCTCGCCAAACTGGACTTAGCCGGACGAATGATTAGCTGGACGATAGAATTATCAGAATTCCATATACAGTACCAGCCAAGAGGAGCCATCAAGTCGCAAGCCCTTGCCAACTTCGCAGTCGAACTCACCCCTTTCTTGACCAAAGACGACCATCCATCTTGGATTCTACACGTTGACGGCTCCTCCAATGAACGGTCGTGCGACGCCGAAGTTGTGTTGGAAGGACCCGGCGAGATTGTTATCGAACAAGCTCTAAAATTCGACTTCAGAACTTCAAACAACCAAGCTGAATACGAGGCCCTTATAGCCGGCTTACACTTAGCCCAAGAATTGGAAATCACTAGATTAATCTGTAAAAGTGATTCCAGACTCGTCATCGGTCAGCTCAATGACGAGTATGAAGTACGGGAAAGCTTGCTACAACAGTACTACCACTTCGTCAAACAGTTGATGAATACATTCTCGGAAATATCCTTGCAACACGTCCGACGCGATCACAACACTCGCGCGGACGCCTTATCCCGGTTGGCAACCACAAAAAATAAAGGAATACATCAGTCGGTAATCTATGTCACGCTTGCACGGCCAAGCATCGACCTACAAGAATGTCTAATGATCGACTCGGAATCCACCTGGATCACCCCAATCAAAGAATATCTGCTTAATGGTACATGTAGTCCCAGATCTGACAAAACCATGAAGCAGAAAACAGCCCGGTTCATCCTGATTGGCGACGATCTTTATCGTCGTGGATATACCAGACCGCTCCTCAAGTGTTTAACACCCGATCAGGCCTCCTATGTCGTCCGGGAATTGCACGAAGGAATTTGCGGGACTCATTCTGGTGCGTGCACAATGGCTGCCAAGGTATTCCGAGCCGGCTACTATTGGCCGACCGTCCAAGGTGATTGTACCGACTTCGTCTGCAAATGCCTTAAATGTCAGGAATTCGGCACTTTGTCTCATCAAAAACCAAAGGAACTCCATTATATGTTCTCACCCTGGCCGTTCGTCCAATGGGGTATGGATATAATTGGCCCTTGCGCTCCCAGCAAAGGACAATGTAAGTTCCTACTGGTAGGCATTGATTATTTCACCAAATGGATTGAAGCTGAACCTCATACCGTAATTACCGCCCGCAATGTCcaaaatttcgtatggaaaaatattgtttgtCGTTTCGGCCTTCCCCAGATCATCATCACTGATAACGGCCGACAATTTACCGACCGCACCTTAGCCGAATTTTACGCAAAGCTCCACATCAAACATATCGCCAGCTCGGTTGAACATCCGCAAACAAACGGATGGGCAGAAGCTGCGAACAAGGCCATTCTGAACGAACTAAAGAAACGTCTTGGACCAACCAAGGGTAACTGGACCGAAGAACTCTTAGAAGTCTTATGGGCATATCGCTGCACCCCTCAGACGACTACACAAGAAACGCCATACAGCCTAACATATGGCACTGAAGCTATGATCCCGTCGAAATTGGAGAACCCTATCTCCGCCGTCGAACCCTTAATCTTCATCTGA
- the LOC137824607 gene encoding uncharacterized protein has translation MSAIVVKELVKLQRNFLWNWGSEGRKIAWVSWNKMCQPREEGGLRMLGMRRFNTSHLFCTCRVAWLVWAKCYEWMRLATMDHQEPKKHFASFKVSGAKDSVNLMWACVWIAVVGKIWKHRNIRIFIGGRIDHNEIFDLAQLKAWSWIKFKTQGVCFPDWCLEPMVCMKFVKNL, from the coding sequence ATGTCGGCAATAGTGGTGAAAGAGTTAGTGAAGTTGCAGAGGAACTTCTTGTGGAATTGGGGTTCGGAAGGTAGGAAAATTGCTTGGGTTTCGTGGAATAAGATGTGTCAGCCAAGGGAAGAAGGAGGGTTAAGAATGCTAGGCATGCGTCGGTTCAACACGTCTCACCTCTTCTGTACGTGTAGAGTTGCCTGGCTTGTGTGGGCTAAGTGCTATGAGTGGATGAGGTTGGCAACAATGGATCATCAGGAGCCTAAAAAGCACTTCGCTAGTTTCAAGGTAAGTGGAGCCAAAGATAGTGTTAATTTGATGTGGGCTTGCGTGTGGATAGCTGTGGTAGGAAAGATATGGAAACACAGGAACATAAGGATTTTCATAGGTGGAAGGATAGATCATAATGAGATTTTTGACCTGGCTCAACTGAAGGCGTGGTCTTGGATAAAGTTCAAAACACAGGGGGTATGCTTTCCTGATTGGTGCCTTGAACCAATGGTTTGCATGAAGTTTGTCAAAAACCTATAG
- the LOC137824608 gene encoding uncharacterized protein has translation MRLKKVLHKVIDGRQFAFLEGKGFMDGVLVANEVLEDVKRRKSSCVFFKVDYEKAYESVYWDFVYYMMERLGFCGKWVGWIKTCLESASISLLVNGSPTQEFKPKKWVETRRSFSSVSLHYSGRRVSWGRKEGN, from the coding sequence ATGAGGTTGAAGAAAGTGCTACATAAGGTCATCGATGGAAGGCAGTTTGCTTTTCTGGAGGGCAAGGGGTTTATGGACGGTGTTCTAGTAGCAAATGAGGTCTTGGAAGACGTAAAAAGGAGGAAAAGTAGTTGTGTTTTCTTCAAGGTTGATTATGAAAAGGCCTACGAATCAGTATATTGGGATTTTGTGTATTACATGATGGAAAGGTTAGGCTTCTGTGGGAAATGGGTTGGATGGATAAAAACATGTCTCGAATCCGCTTCGATTTCGTTGTTAGTGAATGGAAGCCCCACTCAGGAGTTTAAGCCAAAAAAATGGGTTGAGACAAGGAGATCCTTTAGCTCTGTTTCTCTTCATTATAGTGGCAGAAGGGTTAGCTGGGGTCGTAAGGAAGGCAATTGA
- the LOC137824609 gene encoding uncharacterized protein, whose amino-acid sequence MEKIVVREEVWERRREQNTKTWCVVGDFNSIRSLGERRNAKFDANHRREMRRFNEFIENKELVDIPMVGRKYTWYKPNGLVNSRIDRILVFREWLDKWPDNRYYVLDSSVSDHCALVLKTKTMDWGPNTFRSLGIWQKDNRFKTFIRDRWGSYEVQGSRIFIFKEKLKMLKAYIKVWNIEVFGNVFQEGEEIQKRIQKLDTKDDESELDEVGREERKLLLTKLSRNSLSQEALLQEGSSQVLKHRDSNSKYFYSVIKWRSVRNGLREIKEEGQWVEEHGTVKEKVRDFFKERFRGEDS is encoded by the coding sequence ATGGAGAAAATAGTTGTGAGGGAGGAGGTGTGGGAGAGGAGAAGGGAGCAAAATACAAAGACTTGGTGTGTGGTTGGGGATTTTAACTCAATTAGGAGCCTTGGTGAAAGGaggaatgcaaagtttgatgCTAATCATAGGAGGGAGATGAGAAGGTTTAATGAGTTTATTGAAAATAAGGAGTTGGTCGATATTCCGATGGTGGGAAGAAAGTACACGTGGTACAAACCAAATGGCTTGGTCAATAGCAGAATAGACAGAATCTTAGTGTTCAGGGAATGGTTGGATAAGTGGCCCGATAATAGGTACTATGTGTTAGATAGCTCAGTGTCTGATCATTGTGCCTTGGtgttaaaaacaaaaaccatgGATTGGGGACCGAACACGTTTAGAAGCCTAGGCATTTGGCAGAAGGACAATAGGTTCAAGACTTTTATTCGTGACAGATGGGGAAGTTATGAGGTGCAAGGAAGCAGGATCTTCATCTTTAAAGAGAAGTTGAAAATGCTGAAAGCATATATAAAAGTTTGGAACATAGAGGTTTTTGGTAATGTTTTCCAAGAAGGGGAGGAGATTCAGAAGAGAATACAAAAGTTAGATACAAAGGATGATGAAAGCGAGTTGGATGAGGTAGGAAGGGAGGAGAGAAAGTTGTTATTGACAAAACTGAGTAGAAACAGTCTCAGCCAGGAAGCACTCTTACAAGAAGGCTCGTCTCAGGTATTGAAGCATAGGGATTcgaattcaaaatatttttattcggTAATTAAGTGGAGAAGTGTAAGGAATGGTCTTAGAGAGATTAAAGAAGAGGGTCAGTGGGTTGAGGAGCATGGTACTGTGAAGGAAAAGGTTCGAGACTTCTTCAAAGAAAGATTCAGGGGAGAAGATAGTTAA